The following coding sequences are from one Pigmentibacter sp. JX0631 window:
- the rph gene encoding ribonuclease PH has protein sequence MSILRFQGRSPSQPRAIKITPKYLKNPIGSVLVEYGETKVLCSATVEETVPNWMRGTRGQGWITAEYALLPASTLDRTKRERQYLSGRTQEIQRLIGRSLRSIVDLKQLGERTIIIDCDVLHADGGTRTAAITGGYVALKLAIEALIKQNKIRNNNNPLKDAVAAISLGVFEDQIFVDLDYQEDLKADVDLNVVMTATGQLLEVQGTAEKRPFTREQLNKMLDLASDALKEVFDEQNAAFA, from the coding sequence ATGTCAATATTACGTTTTCAAGGTCGTTCACCTTCTCAACCTAGAGCTATCAAAATTACACCAAAATACTTAAAAAATCCTATTGGTTCTGTATTGGTAGAATATGGAGAAACGAAGGTTTTGTGCTCTGCAACTGTGGAAGAAACCGTTCCAAACTGGATGCGAGGAACTCGGGGGCAAGGTTGGATAACTGCTGAATATGCTCTGTTACCAGCTTCTACCCTAGATCGTACAAAAAGAGAAAGACAGTATTTGTCAGGAAGAACACAAGAAATACAAAGACTAATTGGAAGATCTTTGCGCTCAATAGTGGATTTAAAACAACTAGGCGAGCGTACTATTATAATCGATTGTGATGTTCTGCATGCTGATGGAGGGACTAGAACTGCCGCTATAACGGGTGGATATGTTGCTCTAAAACTGGCTATTGAAGCTCTTATTAAACAAAACAAAATAAGAAATAATAATAATCCTTTGAAAGATGCTGTGGCTGCAATTTCTTTAGGTGTTTTTGAAGATCAAATTTTTGTCGATCTAGATTACCAAGAAGATTTAAAAGCAGATGTCGATCTTAATGTGGTTATGACTGCCACAGGACAATTATTGGAGGTTCAAGGAACTGCAGAAAAACGTCCATTTACTCGTGAACAGTTAAATAAGATGTTAGATCTAGCTTCAGATGCTTTAAAAGAAGTATTTGATGAACAAAATGCTGCATTTGCTTGA
- a CDS encoding ATP-dependent 6-phosphofructokinase — MNKGIEIKPETFQVESLIPAFGQANVSSPLKGSFQTENFIDDGKDRILVDISLEGLLKASRPDNGKILFQPPTFELAGPREKIFWNPENLKVAIVTCGGLAPGLNNVIQNLVTFLFERYRVKNIYGVPYGYQGFTHDPLTKRFAFGWRRLDALSVQNIDFEGGSVLGTGRGHSNPVSIVDALMLRDINILFTIGGDGTLAGANAIHEEIKRRKVPIALIGIPKTIDNDVLWVSKTFGFESAVGKAVEALRCAQTEARSAFHGIGLVKIMGRNCGALTATAAVAMNDIDFVLVPEVPIVLEGQNGLLNAIVRRVIEKGYITIAVAEGAGQDLFPPSEIQKDLSGNIKLKDIGKFLQQKITEEFKTRNIETTLKYIDPSYMLRSQTTSADDSVFCAKLGQNAVHAAMAGKTGCMIGYAFEHFTHVPLTAVTLGKKHLDINEPLWLSVLASTGQPAQWR; from the coding sequence ATGAATAAGGGCATAGAAATTAAACCAGAAACTTTTCAAGTCGAAAGCTTAATACCAGCTTTTGGACAAGCTAATGTTTCGTCACCACTAAAAGGTTCCTTTCAGACTGAAAATTTTATTGATGATGGGAAAGATAGAATTTTGGTTGATATTTCTTTAGAAGGATTGCTTAAAGCATCTCGCCCTGATAATGGAAAAATTTTGTTTCAACCCCCCACTTTTGAACTTGCAGGTCCAAGAGAAAAAATATTTTGGAATCCTGAGAATTTAAAAGTCGCGATTGTGACTTGTGGGGGATTAGCGCCAGGTTTAAACAATGTCATACAAAATTTAGTTACATTTTTGTTTGAAAGGTATCGGGTAAAAAATATCTATGGAGTTCCTTATGGATACCAAGGTTTTACACATGATCCTTTAACAAAAAGATTTGCTTTTGGTTGGAGACGACTAGATGCTCTTTCCGTTCAAAATATTGATTTTGAAGGAGGGAGTGTTTTAGGAACTGGTAGAGGGCATTCAAACCCTGTATCTATTGTTGATGCATTAATGCTGCGAGACATTAATATATTATTTACAATTGGTGGTGATGGCACTCTAGCTGGTGCAAATGCAATTCATGAAGAAATAAAAAGAAGAAAAGTTCCTATTGCATTAATTGGTATTCCTAAAACGATAGACAATGACGTTCTTTGGGTAAGCAAAACGTTTGGGTTTGAATCTGCTGTAGGAAAAGCTGTGGAAGCATTACGTTGCGCTCAGACAGAGGCTCGATCCGCTTTTCATGGAATTGGTTTGGTAAAAATTATGGGGCGTAATTGCGGTGCATTAACCGCAACAGCGGCTGTTGCAATGAACGACATAGATTTTGTGCTTGTGCCAGAAGTTCCTATCGTACTCGAAGGGCAAAATGGACTATTAAATGCTATAGTTAGAAGAGTTATAGAAAAAGGATATATTACGATTGCAGTAGCTGAAGGAGCTGGGCAAGATCTATTTCCTCCTTCTGAAATACAAAAAGATCTTAGTGGAAATATTAAATTAAAAGATATCGGAAAGTTTTTGCAACAAAAAATAACTGAAGAATTTAAAACAAGAAATATAGAAACTACTTTGAAGTATATTGATCCCAGTTACATGTTACGTTCTCAAACCACTTCAGCAGATGATTCTGTATTTTGTGCTAAATTAGGACAAAATGCTGTACATGCTGCTATGGCAGGAAAAACCGGTTGTATGATTGGTTATGCTTTCGAGCACTTTACGCATGTTCCGCTCACAGCTGTTACATTAGGTAAAAAGCACTTAGATATTAATGAGCCTCTTTGGCTTTCAGTTTTGGCATCTACAGGTCAGCCTGCGCAGTGGAGATAA
- a CDS encoding TcdA/TcdB pore-forming domain-containing protein has translation MNNSIKAFLLTSVALFNVYCSKKTDKNENKENVIKNYIHENKQFKNEELSKEYYDLKLLSKSIATDFLKTYTKLVNKYKIETDLFPILIENDERKLTLISTEQFITIDINIDADEDLNSFIQLLSVIQTNIRNINKYFIYYSDYEFKQKVKSSDFESIYIINQIVNEFKNTNNSNLNKYLFAHFLAGFSLVDFDVVDKKNLIIQLGKNLTIIPDELETFTKNFTEFLEKNLLNIEFINFDFNDFYADRIEKTTNVNFSQFFYDHSKNITNIKNSFFSNEKTISSSIDSMLDDIKDIDVYYELINSDSVNTIESVKTNSEKIINFYNSYQEFGKNNIYQKYIEFSYANFYSNNLVHRSPIIISGEKKYPVQHVPIKKIDLSDSSKIKINFGDYFVYETENWEEYGGVFYSLPRLTDSPSISSNKEKTFSLLSAFNFDSSKELSYSNSKPILLPTMPEAYVEYSYAAVPGIHHINSPSLEKLRNIQRSNKFKFIYEFFNWKFYQHVVNDFDIRYIPTEIDVTLSPTKNILVVPKIPYDLANKIQYKFKGNGGDYYLKISNYAEYQFEANSNDKWFIDATDILGETTFFGNTIFIGNKLLHFVPGSKPKEIVVKQKNGVYKIFDENIGKNLISSYDFSKQNISNIENFLSDILNRNDQKVSFVEIENYLTRNNKAWFDTKNNIFINPLNPNRINKNDLIIIGKNKNGIFLYNPLVRDLYYISESTNTLELIEANILNFKFDKDKLYFITDSEVVLCINDNSNIKIFSFNESKIKFDDLKEIAKNKKYRFNENVLTFGNENKLLGWYLSQSETFFAKE, from the coding sequence ATGAATAACTCTATTAAAGCATTTCTCCTTACATCTGTGGCACTTTTTAACGTTTATTGCAGTAAAAAAACAGATAAAAACGAAAATAAAGAAAATGTAATTAAAAATTATATTCATGAAAATAAGCAATTCAAAAATGAAGAATTATCAAAAGAATATTATGATTTAAAATTGTTATCAAAAAGCATTGCTACTGATTTTTTAAAAACATATACAAAATTAGTTAATAAATACAAAATTGAAACCGATCTTTTTCCTATTCTTATTGAAAATGATGAGAGAAAATTAACCTTAATCAGCACTGAACAATTTATTACAATTGATATTAATATTGATGCTGACGAAGATTTAAATTCATTTATTCAATTGCTAAGCGTCATTCAAACTAATATTAGAAATATAAATAAATATTTTATATATTACTCTGACTATGAATTTAAACAAAAAGTAAAAAGTTCGGACTTTGAATCTATTTATATTATTAATCAAATTGTTAATGAATTTAAAAATACTAATAATTCAAACTTAAACAAATACTTATTCGCACATTTTTTAGCTGGATTTAGTCTGGTAGATTTTGATGTCGTTGATAAAAAAAACCTAATAATTCAGTTAGGAAAAAATTTAACTATTATTCCAGATGAATTAGAAACATTTACCAAAAATTTTACGGAATTTTTAGAAAAGAACTTACTTAATATAGAATTCATAAATTTTGATTTCAATGATTTTTATGCTGATAGAATAGAAAAAACAACGAATGTAAATTTTTCTCAGTTTTTTTATGATCACTCAAAAAATATTACTAATATTAAAAACTCTTTTTTCAGTAACGAAAAAACAATTTCATCATCAATTGATAGCATGCTAGATGATATAAAAGATATCGATGTTTACTATGAATTAATTAATTCTGACAGTGTCAACACAATTGAAAGTGTAAAAACTAATAGTGAGAAAATAATTAATTTTTACAATAGTTATCAAGAATTTGGAAAAAACAATATTTATCAAAAATATATTGAATTTTCTTATGCTAATTTTTATTCCAACAACTTAGTTCACCGTAGCCCAATTATAATATCAGGAGAAAAAAAATATCCTGTTCAACATGTCCCAATAAAAAAGATAGATTTATCCGATTCTAGTAAAATAAAAATTAATTTTGGAGATTATTTTGTTTATGAAACAGAAAATTGGGAAGAGTATGGCGGAGTATTTTATTCACTTCCGAGACTAACCGATTCTCCTTCAATTTCAAGTAATAAAGAAAAAACTTTTTCTTTGCTTTCAGCATTTAATTTTGATTCATCGAAAGAATTATCATACAGCAACTCAAAACCAATTTTATTACCTACTATGCCAGAAGCCTATGTTGAATATTCTTATGCAGCAGTTCCTGGTATTCACCATATTAATTCTCCAAGCTTAGAAAAACTTCGGAATATTCAACGTTCAAATAAATTTAAATTTATCTATGAATTTTTTAATTGGAAGTTTTATCAGCATGTAGTAAATGATTTTGATATTCGCTATATTCCAACAGAAATAGATGTTACATTAAGCCCTACTAAAAATATTCTTGTAGTTCCCAAAATACCATACGATCTAGCGAATAAAATTCAATATAAATTTAAAGGCAATGGTGGTGATTACTATTTAAAAATTTCTAATTATGCGGAATATCAATTTGAGGCGAATAGTAACGACAAATGGTTTATCGATGCAACTGATATTCTAGGTGAGACAACTTTCTTTGGAAATACAATTTTTATTGGGAATAAACTCCTGCATTTTGTACCAGGTAGTAAACCAAAAGAAATTGTAGTAAAGCAAAAAAATGGTGTGTATAAAATATTTGATGAAAATATAGGAAAAAACTTAATTTCTAGTTACGATTTTAGTAAACAAAACATCTCTAATATTGAAAATTTTTTAAGTGATATTTTAAATAGAAATGACCAAAAGGTAAGTTTTGTTGAGATTGAAAATTATTTAACTCGAAACAATAAAGCTTGGTTTGATACAAAAAATAATATTTTTATTAATCCATTAAATCCAAATAGAATTAATAAAAATGATTTAATAATTATTGGAAAAAATAAGAATGGTATATTTTTATATAACCCATTGGTAAGAGATTTATATTACATTTCTGAAAGTACAAATACACTAGAATTGATTGAAGCAAATATTTTAAATTTCAAATTTGATAAAGATAAGTTATATTTTATTACGGATTCTGAAGTTGTATTATGTATAAATGATAATAGTAATATAAAAATTTTCTCTTTTAATGAATCTAAAATTAAATTCGATGATTTAAAAGAAATTGCTAAAAATAAAAAATATCGATTTAATGAAAATGTATTGACTTTTGGCAATGAAAATAAATTATTAGGCTGGTACCTATCGCAATCAGAAACATTTTTTGCTAAAGAATAA
- a CDS encoding TcdA/TcdB pore-forming domain-containing protein, with translation MFSKNLTINTSILASIVLFASCKENKNSADNKTSAITNFSSCSNIELNENIDSIKESLKSIITSAEYDDLDEAIDWYFIKKDENIYNSHKLLNKLEEIYRKYLQEIKNLGEEKHLNFIKYKQEIYDNIKFLHNKDTFLNFSNQPSFENLNRHDYSFEKYFAIYETTFIARKFSDTVSSLAKKNNISSDFFPLLEDFHESNKTISFMNKKSYEVKSISISDNEEIKNISKFKQYLAENYTRLKQFRSIDNNYDIHLLNVHGTQGLTAALVIQTLFDLFEKSSIDSKFEFNKNMSEYLKAHTYVNLASLGEQVVSDTIQTAELIKAFTKQKINASKLMTKISNISSVASSVLNVVSVGLSFTELIKAETTADQIQYGTQVFFDSTGLLMGVSNLILYKTGALTASSAIGALAVPFAGLAIGFTGFAEASAKAISQTAEIADRFNHYKKDFHTVGTFTDFRTTFNSHIEIKPINNFAYKDYHFIEDENGHLKQNAKNHDIVIKELNLREKNKVKITYGTHYLYETTRWKEYGGTFYNSPNLHPFDDKPTSSNDKQRVISLNEAYSFDSQKEIPFIENAPIILPMVPESYISYTFDYTPFIISKTGKSEFSALQEIQEKNFKFMLTFFNPHPIEYAIRSMKFDFQPTTVQLLLGDSDYSFFSPIYPQDWKNKIHYNFISGNGSYYLKISNDSNYSINSSQTEKWFIDAQDTEKNISLLENELKIGKTSIKFIDKKFPKELIVLTHDGVYRKFDQNTNTFKLMIIDYNYNNDIKQVIKENINYQIQPSGYIEIDNYDKVKDKKAWFEIDNNKIIAPNPVENGIRKYTRYTRLNQNLVIVGKSTKYYYFYNPVRKELYSMPYEENALIHNNPLDLVDDEINEFYFENNNLYYKTKENIGIAVKENIKHLISIKAAENNPQIIKDIAAEYNLNLSDEILIFNDNDIFTGWYLKNSDSFMSKDLKNEPTFLQKISDFFKNKIG, from the coding sequence ATGTTTTCAAAAAATTTAACAATTAATACCAGTATATTAGCAAGTATAGTTCTATTTGCAAGTTGCAAAGAAAATAAAAATTCAGCGGATAATAAAACTTCAGCAATTACAAATTTCAGTTCATGTTCCAATATTGAATTAAACGAAAATATTGACAGTATTAAAGAATCTCTAAAAAGTATTATCACCAGTGCAGAATATGATGATTTAGATGAAGCAATTGATTGGTATTTTATAAAAAAAGATGAAAATATTTACAACTCTCATAAATTGTTAAATAAATTAGAAGAAATTTATCGAAAATATTTGCAAGAAATTAAAAATCTTGGTGAAGAAAAACACTTAAATTTTATAAAGTACAAACAAGAAATATATGATAATATAAAATTTTTGCACAATAAAGATACGTTTTTAAATTTCAGCAATCAACCTTCATTTGAAAATCTAAATAGACATGACTATTCATTTGAAAAATATTTTGCGATATATGAAACTACTTTTATTGCAAGGAAATTTTCGGATACAGTGAGTAGCCTAGCAAAGAAAAATAATATTTCATCTGATTTTTTCCCCCTTCTAGAAGATTTTCATGAGTCAAATAAAACTATTTCCTTCATGAATAAAAAAAGTTATGAAGTAAAATCTATTTCAATTTCTGACAATGAAGAAATTAAAAATATTTCCAAATTTAAACAATACTTAGCCGAAAATTATACACGTTTAAAACAATTTCGAAGCATTGATAATAATTATGATATTCATTTATTGAATGTGCATGGAACACAAGGATTAACGGCTGCCTTAGTCATTCAAACATTATTTGATTTATTTGAAAAAAGTAGCATTGATAGTAAATTTGAATTTAACAAGAATATGAGTGAATATTTAAAAGCTCATACTTATGTAAATTTAGCAAGTTTAGGTGAACAAGTAGTAAGCGATACTATTCAAACGGCAGAATTAATCAAAGCTTTTACTAAACAGAAAATAAATGCTTCTAAATTAATGACTAAAATTAGCAATATTTCATCAGTAGCTAGTTCAGTTTTAAATGTAGTAAGTGTTGGATTAAGTTTTACAGAGTTAATTAAAGCAGAAACAACAGCAGATCAAATTCAATATGGTACTCAGGTTTTCTTTGACTCTACTGGTTTGTTAATGGGTGTATCAAATTTAATTCTGTATAAAACAGGGGCTTTAACGGCTTCATCAGCTATTGGGGCTTTAGCTGTTCCATTTGCAGGATTAGCAATTGGTTTCACAGGTTTTGCAGAAGCTTCTGCAAAAGCTATTTCCCAAACCGCTGAAATAGCCGATCGTTTTAATCACTATAAAAAAGATTTTCATACAGTAGGCACTTTTACTGATTTTAGAACCACATTTAACTCACACATTGAAATAAAACCTATTAATAATTTTGCCTATAAAGACTACCACTTTATTGAGGATGAAAATGGACATTTAAAACAAAACGCAAAAAATCATGATATAGTAATTAAAGAATTAAATTTGAGAGAAAAAAATAAAGTAAAAATTACCTATGGTACACACTATCTTTATGAAACAACTAGGTGGAAAGAGTATGGTGGGACTTTTTATAACTCTCCTAATTTACATCCATTTGATGACAAGCCAACTTCTTCAAATGATAAACAGCGAGTTATTTCCTTAAATGAAGCATATTCTTTTGATTCGCAAAAAGAAATACCTTTTATAGAAAATGCACCTATTATTCTACCAATGGTACCTGAATCATATATATCATACACATTTGATTATACACCATTTATTATAAGTAAAACTGGAAAATCAGAATTCAGTGCTCTACAAGAGATTCAAGAAAAAAATTTCAAATTTATGCTAACTTTCTTTAATCCACATCCAATAGAGTATGCTATTCGTTCTATGAAATTTGATTTTCAACCAACGACTGTTCAACTCCTTCTTGGCGATAGTGATTATTCATTTTTCTCACCTATTTATCCGCAAGATTGGAAAAATAAAATTCATTATAATTTTATTAGCGGCAATGGTAGTTATTATTTAAAAATATCGAATGATTCGAATTACAGTATAAATTCAAGTCAAACGGAAAAATGGTTTATAGACGCCCAAGATACAGAAAAAAATATTAGTTTATTAGAAAATGAGCTAAAAATAGGGAAAACTTCAATCAAATTTATAGATAAAAAATTTCCAAAAGAATTAATTGTTTTAACTCACGATGGTGTATATAGAAAATTTGATCAAAATACAAATACATTTAAACTCATGATCATTGATTATAATTACAATAATGATATTAAACAGGTTATAAAAGAGAATATCAATTATCAAATTCAACCTTCTGGTTACATTGAAATTGATAATTACGATAAAGTAAAAGATAAAAAAGCATGGTTTGAAATTGATAATAATAAAATAATTGCACCAAATCCTGTGGAAAATGGAATAAGAAAATACACTAGGTATACCAGATTAAATCAAAATTTAGTAATTGTTGGGAAATCAACTAAATATTACTATTTCTATAACCCAGTGAGAAAAGAATTATATTCAATGCCCTATGAAGAAAATGCTCTTATTCATAATAATCCGTTAGATCTTGTTGATGATGAAATTAATGAATTTTATTTTGAAAATAATAATTTATATTATAAAACAAAGGAAAACATAGGAATTGCAGTTAAAGAAAATATTAAACATTTAATTTCTATCAAAGCAGCGGAGAATAACCCTCAAATTATTAAGGATATAGCCGCTGAATACAATTTAAATTTGAGCGACGAAATTCTTATTTTTAATGATAATGATATTTTTACCGGATGGTATTTAAAAAATAGTGACTCTTTTATGAGTAAAGATCTTAAAAATGAACCAACATTTTTACAAAAAATTTCTGATTTTTTTAAAAATAAAATAGGCTAA
- a CDS encoding deaminase domain-containing protein, whose product MKKNIAIYYIPLGFIFQQQALPMQCQITEKQIPTIKQIPLSNESEAYRGYKVALDKIKNHAKNKNIIGASYAELINVSKKQVKKFYAVHSEDGFNNVKNSAFNEVYINEMRREDPDLKIINRISKETLQKNEQYILNIYTYNHRLGMNKTNEYLQNFYKNTKQYNIKSKIYLSSNTDLVLEKTHFNTNYAIIENTANNNELYTFISKQSEFIPVKSDTKGANLFSINDALTKFTGADSVYYLHVLVPTIASEVNSWFHNKQTSSYKLEQDGQILNYNIKKYKISAGEIHPVDIISIELKEAKKQYNLYNSLLIKKEDAQNNKSAIFQVKFDKPNSFIEPRNILTDTTPGKRHFDTFKAAFDKIKVKIKNPLETTFKEKHLVEESRKKFLSELNPLNKTKIRTVSYAVLELSTNSSTLIGEIPNEYFTVSGSNITFKNNENSKQYFANYTNENTKLPAFKVEDKNNFFLNEVNSLQSNLEKDQLIDSSLREINTNQREADAEIKILETLLNKTEKTGINTEGKLTIYSSLPVCLSCTNAFHYFNRLRPEIKVDILQIHPKNMKELYN is encoded by the coding sequence GTGAAAAAAAATATAGCTATTTATTACATCCCTTTAGGTTTTATTTTCCAGCAGCAAGCATTGCCTATGCAATGTCAAATAACAGAAAAACAAATTCCAACTATTAAACAAATACCTTTATCTAATGAATCTGAAGCTTATAGAGGATACAAAGTTGCGTTAGATAAAATTAAAAATCATGCTAAAAATAAAAATATAATTGGCGCTTCCTATGCTGAATTAATAAATGTAAGTAAAAAACAAGTTAAAAAATTTTATGCCGTACATTCAGAAGATGGTTTTAATAATGTAAAAAATTCTGCCTTTAATGAAGTTTACATTAATGAAATGAGAAGAGAAGACCCTGACTTAAAAATTATAAATAGAATATCAAAAGAAACTCTACAAAAAAATGAACAATATATTTTAAATATTTACACTTATAATCATAGACTTGGAATGAATAAAACAAATGAATATTTACAAAATTTTTATAAAAATACGAAACAATATAATATAAAATCTAAAATTTATTTAAGTTCTAATACAGATCTTGTTTTAGAAAAAACTCACTTCAATACAAATTATGCCATAATTGAAAATACAGCTAATAATAATGAATTGTATACTTTTATAAGCAAACAGAGCGAATTTATTCCAGTAAAAAGCGATACCAAAGGAGCAAATTTATTTTCAATTAATGATGCTTTAACTAAATTCACAGGAGCTGATTCTGTATACTATTTACATGTTTTAGTACCAACAATTGCTTCAGAAGTAAATTCATGGTTTCATAACAAACAAACTAGTTCCTACAAATTAGAACAAGATGGACAAATTCTAAACTACAATATTAAAAAGTATAAAATTTCAGCAGGAGAAATTCATCCCGTAGATATTATTTCTATTGAATTAAAAGAGGCAAAAAAGCAGTATAATCTTTATAATTCTTTACTCATTAAAAAAGAAGACGCTCAAAATAATAAAAGCGCAATTTTCCAAGTAAAATTTGACAAACCAAATTCATTTATTGAGCCAAGAAATATTTTAACAGACACAACTCCAGGAAAAAGACATTTTGATACATTTAAAGCAGCTTTTGATAAAATTAAAGTAAAAATAAAAAATCCACTAGAAACAACTTTTAAAGAAAAACATTTAGTTGAAGAATCAAGAAAAAAATTTCTTAGCGAGTTAAATCCCTTAAATAAAACAAAAATAAGAACTGTTTCCTACGCTGTTTTAGAACTAAGTACAAACTCAAGCACATTGATTGGAGAAATTCCAAATGAATATTTTACAGTTAGTGGCTCTAACATAACTTTTAAAAACAATGAAAATTCAAAACAATATTTTGCAAATTATACAAATGAAAATACAAAACTTCCTGCTTTTAAAGTAGAAGATAAAAATAATTTCTTTTTAAATGAAGTAAATAGTCTGCAATCAAATCTTGAAAAAGATCAATTAATTGATTCATCACTTAGAGAAATAAATACCAACCAAAGAGAAGCAGATGCTGAAATTAAAATTCTTGAAACTTTACTAAATAAAACAGAAAAAACAGGAATAAATACAGAAGGTAAATTAACAATATATTCCTCATTACCAGTTTGTCTATCATGCACGAATGCTTTTCATTATTTTAATAGATTAAGACCAGAAATAAAAGTAGATATACTACAAATACATCCAAAAAATATGAAAGAATTATACAACTAA